The sequence CAACTGAGGGTGAGCCCCTGGGCTAAGGGGCGGGAAACCCCAGTTTTATAGTCTTTATGAGCACGTTGGCCGGTAATGTTCCGAGTTCTGACTTCTTTCGCTGACTTTGTTTTGTGACTTTCCTTTGTTGTGTTGAACCCGGTGAGGTTTGAGATTGTAGCACTGTCGCAATGTTTTTCTTATTTGTCAATAAAGTTTGGATTTGATGTTCTGTGTCCTGTGTGAAGACTAAAGAGGGTCGAATAGGATGACTTCTCCCCTGACGTCTGTCCATCAGACCAGTATCTTCATGGTAACGGACGTGTTTTGATCTGGTTCATTCTGGTTTCAACCGGTCCATGGTCCGCCCGGCAGGGGGAACTCTGGGGGGTGCCTCTGCGTGGAGCGCttcctgtgggtgtgtgagtgggcgCACGGCGGGGAGCCTCCCCACCTGTTCTGTGTTGCCATGCAAACAACTGTGTGCGTCGTCCCGTGTAGGCCTGAAGGAGAGTGCCGTCGCCCCGGCAACGAAGATGGAGGCTGCCGCTCCGGTGGAGCAGCCCGCTGTGGACGCCCCCGCTCCGTCAGACCAAGGTACCTGGTACTGTCACTGTAGTAGTACTGcactagtactagtactgctCATATACTGTAGACTCCGTCAGACCAAGGTACCTGGTACTGTCACTGTAGTAGTACTGcactagtactagtactgctCATATACTGTAGACTCCGTCAGACCAAGACCAGACCTACTGGACTAGTACTGCTCATAAACGGTAGACTCCCCATCATACAACAATACTGTTACtttagtagtactagtactgcTCATTGTAGACCCGGTACTGTTCTATTACTGTTAATTATTCTGCCTAATATAATGTAGACGCAAAGCTAACAGGTAAGCTTTACTAGCTGATTAGCCTGCAGTAAGCTAACACTTTAGCTAACTTAGCTTACTGCAGGCTAATCAGTTAGCTAACACTTTAGCTAACTGATTAGCCTGCAGTAAGCTAACACTTTAGCTAACTGATTAGCCTGCAGTAAGCTAATACATTGGCTAACTGCAGGCAAATCCCCTCCAACTGTTTGCTGCCATAAAAAGACCCGGTGAGGTCCCTCCTGGCAGGGTTGAAACTGGGCTCCTGACCCGTACTGTACCAGTGGTCGTGAGGCAGTGTGTATCAGGGTGTAGTACAGCAGTGTGTTTCAGGCTGTAGTACAGCAGCGTGTTTCAGGCTGTAGTACAGCAGCGTGTATCAGGGTGTAGTACAGCAGCGTGTATCAGGGTGTAGTACAGCAGCGTGTATCAGGGTGTAGTACAGCAGCGTGTATCAGGCTGTAGTACAGCAGCGTGTATCAGGCTGTAGTACAGCAGCGTGTATCAGGCTGTAGTACAGCAGCGTGTATCAGGCTGTAGTACAGCAGCGTGTATCAGGCTGTAGTACAGCAGCGTGTATCAGGCTGTAGTACAGCAGCGTGTATCAGGCTGTAGTACAGCAGCGTGTATCAGGCTGTAGTACAGCAGCGTGTATCAGGCTGTAGTACAGCAGCGTGTATCAGGCTGTAGTACAGCAGCGTGTATCAGGCTGTAGTACAGCAGCGTGTAGTACAGcagtgtgtagtggtgtgtagtacagcagtgtgtagtacagcagtgtgtagtacagcagtgtgtagtacagcagtgtgtagtggtgtgtagtACAGCAGCGTGTAGTACAGCAGCGTGTATCAGGGTGTAGTACAGCAGCGTGTATTATGGTGTGTAGTACAGCAGTGTGTATTATGGTGTAGTGTAGTGGTGTGTAGTACAGCAGTGTGTATTATGGTGTAGTACAgcagtgtgtagtagtgtgtagtggtgtgtagtacagcagtgtgtagtggtgtgtagtacagcagtgtgtagtggtgtgtagtacagcagtgtgtagtggtgtgtagtacagcagtgtgtagtagtgtgtagtacagCAGTGTGTATTAGGGTGTAGTGTAGTGGTGTGTAGTACAGCAGTGTGTATTATGGTGTAGTACAgcagtgtgtagtagtgtgtagtggtgtgtagtACAGCAGTGTGTATTAGGGTGTAGTGTAGTGGTGTGTAGTACAGCAGTGTGTATTAGGGTGTAGTACAGCAGTGTGTAGTGGTTTTTTATCATCCAGCTGTGAGCTCAGGATCAGGTTTCACGGTCTAGAGGAGGTAAACCGGCCTGGATAGAGGACCACTGTAGGCAGGCCTTTCCAGAGCCATCAGAGTAACGCTATGCTCCCTCCAGCTGTGATTGAGCCGGACcccgtggaggtggaggaggagatccagGCGGAGGCTGCAGAGGAGGTGCTCGCCCCCCCACCAGGTGGGTGTCGGTCTCggagtgggtgtgtttgtccttgtgctttaattttcttaatttttTCCTAAAATGTTCTCTCTTTGTTCCCCAGTGCCTGAGCAGGAAGCGGAAGAGGAACCTCAGCAGGAAGTGGAGGCCCcagaacaggaagtggaggccCCAGCCCAGGAAGTGGAAGATGAGCCTGAGGTAGTCCCCCCAGTCAGGTGTTATCAGCTGTCCATAAGAGGACGGGTGTGCCAGTGAGAAGCAGGCTCTACGTCTGCTGGACCCCTTCTAGCCTGCCTCTCACTGACCAGCTCGGTTACTATTGGTTGGCAGAGGGAGTTGGGTTCTATTTGGAGGTACAGCAAAGGGTTCCTATTGGTCCAttgggaggagcaggagaaggttTATATTGGAGTACCAGGAGAGGGTTTCTATTGGTCCATTGGGAGGACCAGGAGAGGGTTTCTATTGGGAGAAGCAGGGACTCTGAtcaatctcctcctctctccaggtgtTCGAGGAAGACCcagaggtgctggaggaggaggttcccacagaggaggaggaggaggaggaagctgcTGCCATTGAGGAGGAGgtccaagaggaggaggaagctgcTGCCATAGATGAGGCCCCTGAAGAGGCTGCTCCCATAGAGGAGGCCCCTGAGGAGGAAGCTGCTCCCATAGAGGAGGCCCCTGAGGAGGAAGCTGCTGCCATAGAGGAGTATGAGGAGGAAGCTGCTCCAGTAGAGGAGGAGTATGAGGAGGAGGCCCCAGCAGAAGAGGAGGTGGCCCTTGAGGTTGAGGAGGTGGCCCctgaggttgaggaggaggtggaggagcctgCTGCTGAAGACATCATGGAACAGGTTGGTTGATTCTGGTTCGCCTTCTGGCTCTCCTTCTGGTTCTCCTTCTGGTCACAGAGTGATCAGAGTGTAACCATGACCCTTTGACCCTTGCAGAGCCTGCCAgttgtagaggaggaggtgctggctTCACAcgtagaggaggtggtgctggcttcacacgtagaggaggtggtgctggcttcACACGTAGAGGAGGTGCTGGCGGCTGAAGTGGAAGAGGTGCAGGCAGCTGAAGTTGAGGAGGTGCAGGCAgctgaagtggaggaggaggaggtggctcCCTCTGACGATGCTGTCGAGGAAGAAGAAGCCGTAGCCGACCagcccgaggaggaggaggaggaggaggaggaggcggaggaggcggaggaggaagaagaagtagCAGCTGCAGAAGAGGTGATgccagaagaggaggagcaggagccagCAGCTGAGGAGCAACTGGAGaccactgaagaagaagaaacgcCAGAAGAAGCTGAGGAGGCGGTTGAGGAGGTGGCTGCTACGGAAGAACagattgaggaggaggtggcagaagaacagattgaggaggaggtggcagaagaacagattgaggaggaggtggcagaagatcagattgaggaggaggtggcagaagaacagattgaggaggaggtggcagaagatcagattgaggaggaggtggaaggagaAGATCAGATGGCGGAGGAAACGGTAGAAGAactacaggaggaggaggaggaggtggcaggAGATGAGCCCAGAGGTAAGAAGGTTCTTGGTACTGATGTACTCTGTGTGGCGTCACAGCGGTCTTTAACTAATCAGAGGGCTTTGTCCAGAGTGATGCTTCAGAGGCACGTCTTGTTCTTTGTCTCCACAGAGATTACAACGGAACAGAGCGAGGCAACGCCCACAGGTAAATCTACGCtcacctcgggggggggggaggagagcacGTAGCTTAGCAGGGCTAGTGGACGCTCTGGCTCTGCAGGGTCGCTGCATGGTGAGAGCCTCACTTATGAAGAGGCTTCAGGAGCCGCCGCAGATCAGGAGGTTTGGGGATAGAAGTGTCTCTTGAGGTTATAGAGGCTCTTATGTTCTCATGAGAGCATCAATGAAATGTTAAAGATAAGCTGAATAAGGGGAGTGGTAAGGGGCCTTTGAGGACTATGGCTTCAGGACGCTCTGTGGTGACGGCAGGATGCCCCCAAGCGGACACTAGAGGAACAGCAGGTTCTCCCTGTTCTAGAACGTACCCAGAATGGGCCAAGTAATGCTTTGAGGGGTAGCGGCGTCAACCACATGTTGTTGTTATTGCAGTCGTACTTCCTGGTCCCTGTCACCAGGGGCGACGCTGCTCATCCTCCCTCATGGACTGAATGGGTTTTTGTTTTGTGGTTTCCCTAGAAACGTAAGAGTCGGCTGTCGGCACGGCAACGGAGCAAGGGACCCACTGAAGTTGCGTCGTCACTCTGTCTGAGCGTGCTCAAAACGACGCTGCTCTCTCCACCTCTGGAAGACGAGA is a genomic window of Gadus morhua chromosome 8, gadMor3.0, whole genome shotgun sequence containing:
- the asph gene encoding aspartyl/asparaginyl beta-hydroxylase isoform X6, coding for MAPKRSTKGPAKPREAGKSSLANKNGKKADSGCLGGGLFSWFMVIALLGVWTSVAVVYFDLVDYKGVMDKAKDIQINLSESLQGKLSAYDADGDGDFDVEDAKVLLGLKESAVAPATKMEAAAPVEQPAVDAPAPSDQAVIEPDPVEVEEEIQAEAAEEVLAPPPVPEQEAEEEPQQEVEAPEQEVEAPAQEVEDEPEVFEEDPEVLEEEVPTEEEEEEEAAAIEEEVQEEEEAAAIDEAPEEAAPIEEAPEEEAAPIEEAPEEEAAAIEEYEEEAAPVEEEYEEEAPAEEEVALEVEEVAPEVEEEVEEPAAEDIMEQSLPVVEEEVLASHVEEVVLASHVEEVVLASHVEEVLAAEVEEVQAAEVEEVQAAEVEEEEVAPSDDAVEEEEAVADQPEEEEEEEEEAEEAEEEEEVAAAEEVMPEEEEQEPAAEEQLETTEEEETPEEAEEAVEEVAATEEQIEEEVAEEQIEEEVAEEQIEEEVAEDQIEEEVAEEQIEEEVAEDQIEEEVEGEDQMAEETVEELQEEEEEVAGDEPREITTEQSEATPTET
- the asph gene encoding aspartyl/asparaginyl beta-hydroxylase isoform X7 — protein: MAPKRSTKGPAKPREAGKSSLANKNGKKADSGCLGGGLFSWFMVIALLGVWTSVAVVYFDLVDYKGVMGKLSAYDADGDGDFDVEDAKVLLGLKESAVAPATKMEAAAPVEQPAVDAPAPSDQAVIEPDPVEVEEEIQAEAAEEVLAPPPVPEQEAEEEPQQEVEAPEQEVEAPAQEVEDEPEVFEEDPEVLEEEVPTEEEEEEEAAAIEEEVQEEEEAAAIDEAPEEAAPIEEAPEEEAAPIEEAPEEEAAAIEEYEEEAAPVEEEYEEEAPAEEEVALEVEEVAPEVEEEVEEPAAEDIMEQSLPVVEEEVLASHVEEVVLASHVEEVVLASHVEEVLAAEVEEVQAAEVEEVQAAEVEEEEVAPSDDAVEEEEAVADQPEEEEEEEEEAEEAEEEEEVAAAEEVMPEEEEQEPAAEEQLETTEEEETPEEAEEAVEEVAATEEQIEEEVAEEQIEEEVAEEQIEEEVAEDQIEEEVAEEQIEEEVAEDQIEEEVEGEDQMAEETVEELQEEEEEVAGDEPREITTEQSEATPTET
- the asph gene encoding aspartyl/asparaginyl beta-hydroxylase isoform X4; translation: MAHTALSDEAGKSSLANKNGKKADSGCLGGGLFSWFMVIALLGVWTSVAVVYFDLVDYKGVMDKAKDIQINLSESLQGKLSAYDADGDGDFDVEDAKVLLGLKESAVAPATKMEAAAPVEQPAVDAPAPSDQAVIEPDPVEVEEEIQAEAAEEVLAPPPVPEQEAEEEPQQEVEAPEQEVEAPAQEVEDEPEVFEEDPEVLEEEVPTEEEEEEEAAAIEEEVQEEEEAAAIDEAPEEAAPIEEAPEEEAAPIEEAPEEEAAAIEEYEEEAAPVEEEYEEEAPAEEEVALEVEEVAPEVEEEVEEPAAEDIMEQSLPVVEEEVLASHVEEVVLASHVEEVVLASHVEEVLAAEVEEVQAAEVEEVQAAEVEEEEVAPSDDAVEEEEAVADQPEEEEEEEEEAEEAEEEEEVAAAEEVMPEEEEQEPAAEEQLETTEEEETPEEAEEAVEEVAATEEQIEEEVAEEQIEEEVAEEQIEEEVAEDQIEEEVAEEQIEEEVAEDQIEEEVEGEDQMAEETVEELQEEEEEVAGDEPREITTEQSEATPTET
- the asph gene encoding aspartyl/asparaginyl beta-hydroxylase isoform X5 codes for the protein MAHTALSDEAGKSSLANKNGKKADSGCLGGGLFSWFMVIALLGVWTSVAVVYFDLVDYKGVMGKLSAYDADGDGDFDVEDAKVLLGLKESAVAPATKMEAAAPVEQPAVDAPAPSDQAVIEPDPVEVEEEIQAEAAEEVLAPPPVPEQEAEEEPQQEVEAPEQEVEAPAQEVEDEPEVFEEDPEVLEEEVPTEEEEEEEAAAIEEEVQEEEEAAAIDEAPEEAAPIEEAPEEEAAPIEEAPEEEAAAIEEYEEEAAPVEEEYEEEAPAEEEVALEVEEVAPEVEEEVEEPAAEDIMEQSLPVVEEEVLASHVEEVVLASHVEEVVLASHVEEVLAAEVEEVQAAEVEEVQAAEVEEEEVAPSDDAVEEEEAVADQPEEEEEEEEEAEEAEEEEEVAAAEEVMPEEEEQEPAAEEQLETTEEEETPEEAEEAVEEVAATEEQIEEEVAEEQIEEEVAEEQIEEEVAEDQIEEEVAEEQIEEEVAEDQIEEEVEGEDQMAEETVEELQEEEEEVAGDEPREITTEQSEATPTET
- the asph gene encoding aspartyl/asparaginyl beta-hydroxylase isoform X1; this encodes MVDPVTLADCATPVSMAAPVPAVMVTQEAGKSSLANKNGKKADSGCLGGGLFSWFMVIALLGVWTSVAVVYFDLVDYKGVMDKAKDIQINLSESLQGKLSAYDADGDGDFDVEDAKVLLGLKESAVAPATKMEAAAPVEQPAVDAPAPSDQAVIEPDPVEVEEEIQAEAAEEVLAPPPVPEQEAEEEPQQEVEAPEQEVEAPAQEVEDEPEVFEEDPEVLEEEVPTEEEEEEEAAAIEEEVQEEEEAAAIDEAPEEAAPIEEAPEEEAAPIEEAPEEEAAAIEEYEEEAAPVEEEYEEEAPAEEEVALEVEEVAPEVEEEVEEPAAEDIMEQSLPVVEEEVLASHVEEVVLASHVEEVVLASHVEEVLAAEVEEVQAAEVEEVQAAEVEEEEVAPSDDAVEEEEAVADQPEEEEEEEEEAEEAEEEEEVAAAEEVMPEEEEQEPAAEEQLETTEEEETPEEAEEAVEEVAATEEQIEEEVAEEQIEEEVAEEQIEEEVAEDQIEEEVAEEQIEEEVAEDQIEEEVEGEDQMAEETVEELQEEEEEVAGDEPREITTEQSEATPTET
- the asph gene encoding aspartyl/asparaginyl beta-hydroxylase isoform X3, whose translation is MVDPVTLADCATPVSMAAPVPAVMVTQEAGKSSLANKNGKKADSGCLGGGLFSWFMVIALLGVWTSVAVVYFDLVDYKGVMDKAKDIQINLSESLQGKLSAYDADGDGDFDVEDAKVLLGLKESAVAPATKMEAAAPVEQPAVDAPAPSDQAVIEPDPVEVEEEIQAEAAEEVLAPPPVPEQEAEEEPQQEVEAPEQEVEAPAQEVEDEPEVFEEDPEVLEEEVPTEEEEEEEAAAIEEEVQEEEEAAAIDEAPEEAAPIEEAPEEEAAPIEEAPEEEAAAIEEYEEEAAPVEEEYEEEAPAEEEVALEVEEVAPEVEEEVEEPAAEDIMEQSLPVVEEEVLASHVEEVLAAEVEEVQAAEVEEVQAAEVEEEEVAPSDDAVEEEEAVADQPEEEEEEEEEAEEAEEEEEVAAAEEVMPEEEEQEPAAEEQLETTEEEETPEEAEEAVEEVAATEEQIEEEVAEEQIEEEVAEEQIEEEVAEDQIEEEVAEEQIEEEVAEDQIEEEVEGEDQMAEETVEELQEEEEEVAGDEPREITTEQSEATPTET
- the asph gene encoding aspartyl/asparaginyl beta-hydroxylase isoform X2, with amino-acid sequence MVDPVTLADCATPVSMAAPVPAVMVTQEAGKSSLANKNGKKADSGCLGGGLFSWFMVIALLGVWTSVAVVYFDLVDYKGVMGKLSAYDADGDGDFDVEDAKVLLGLKESAVAPATKMEAAAPVEQPAVDAPAPSDQAVIEPDPVEVEEEIQAEAAEEVLAPPPVPEQEAEEEPQQEVEAPEQEVEAPAQEVEDEPEVFEEDPEVLEEEVPTEEEEEEEAAAIEEEVQEEEEAAAIDEAPEEAAPIEEAPEEEAAPIEEAPEEEAAAIEEYEEEAAPVEEEYEEEAPAEEEVALEVEEVAPEVEEEVEEPAAEDIMEQSLPVVEEEVLASHVEEVVLASHVEEVVLASHVEEVLAAEVEEVQAAEVEEVQAAEVEEEEVAPSDDAVEEEEAVADQPEEEEEEEEEAEEAEEEEEVAAAEEVMPEEEEQEPAAEEQLETTEEEETPEEAEEAVEEVAATEEQIEEEVAEEQIEEEVAEEQIEEEVAEDQIEEEVAEEQIEEEVAEDQIEEEVEGEDQMAEETVEELQEEEEEVAGDEPREITTEQSEATPTET